The window TTTATGAGGGCCGGTCGGTGCTTTCCATAAGAAGCGCCAGAAGCTCTGGCCCGGTCTCGGCCCAGTCTATCCCAAAAATATAGGTGTATAATGTGTTATtactattaggtaggtataaaaaattatattttaacaacGATTTGATGTTAATTTACGTTagaatgtaacaaaaataatggGGATTCGTTTAAGGGCATATTCGGTAACGTGATCTGATTAGGAAAAAGTAGAAgatttttatttccaaattaTACCACTTAAACGAATCCccattatttttgttataattatTCTGTAGATGTAACGTAAATTAACATGAAATCgttgttaaaatataaaattttatacccaataattttaactgaaaatatatttagtcaccaaagaatgttttttttttcaaaaacggTTGAGTCCTTATTATGACACCACTGTGGCGTTTATGCTGATTTATAATAGAAGATACCTCAGTCAAAATAAATAAGCCACATtcgttttacttttaaatgtttatttagttttgtgacaCAGATATGATAACTCTATTTCCGATTGATTCACCAACTCTAgcatgaataaaatgaatgatTTCATGAGTCCTTGTATAGGACTCAGATATAGATATTTAAGGGCGGCGTATACAACGCCGCGCTTATCTGCGCTATGCCTTAGCTGCGGGCCTATGATGGTTGTatttttatagtttgtcaaTGTAGTCGTCACATTCTAacaagtacctatgtaaatacCTTTGTGCGAGAGTGCATAACACAATAGGTATTTTAACTACAAAGTCGCAACCATCTTTTCCTCTCGGTAGAGGCAGAGGCATAAGGAGAGACTCTGAGGGCCTATCGCGAAACAcgatcgacgtgttgcctctcacGTCGCAGATGTAAATTGGcacgtaaaggggcccactgattaacagtccgccggccggtatcgacctgtcagttgttcggaactgacaaaattttgttctgacaggccgataccgtccggcggactgttaatcagtgggccccttttacACAGCTAAAGTAAAAGTGAAACTTCCCGCCCCCGCTCGAACTTATTATATTGCACAAATTGTACTTAGGGTGTGTGCACATTGATTGACAATTGGTGGATTGTGTTATTAATGCTAGCTCTGGCGGATCAATCTATAATTTAGCACTCTGGCTTTCGCATAACATGAATAGTAGAATCAATCACAGAACCGAAATATCCCGGCAATCTAGACCCCAAATCGACCCAAAATTTCCTAGTATCATCATACATTTCATTTAGCAAAGTTTCATTCCATTTGCGGAAAAACACATTGCGGTCACAGGACGAACAAAATTGTTTGTTTTTCTGGCAGTCAAGGAAGTTGCTGACGGTAGCGCCGAGGTCCTTGCAGTTATCTTGTGGGTCGAAATACTGGGATCCTTCTTTGTCGGTGAAGCACTGGCATTTATTGCACTCTTCGTCACAGTAGCCATTGCCTGAGCACTCGGGTGTCTGTTAACATgaaatatgtttaaaattaatgttttacaAAGATAAAACTCATACAAAACATTAAAATCCGTTAAAGTGATCACCCACACATCCCTGTCCCTACCCATAactatttaggtatttattacccTTCTCGTATCATAAGTTGTATCTAAGGGAGTTATTTTTATAAGTGAGAAACTGTAATTGGCTCTATAAATCTATTGTGGGTTTTCCATGTatacaaaaaaaactttataattattattttgttgactcacgctagaccgcgccgtgtccgggccggagcttccgacgcttacttttctatgacagatgacaggtgatcacgtgatgcttcactgatgctttccatagaaaagtaagctccggaagctgcGGCCCAGacgcggcccggtctaacgtgagtcatccttaatggagTAAATACCATAAGCTTACTTATTTGCTCATATCTCTATGAAACTGGCCAGGATCTAAAATACTAACAGTAAAATAAACTTACAGTACGCGAGGGAACAGCACACCACGAAGATACCGGACCGCATTGACAAAACTTGCCATGTCTGTGAAAAATTatgcacaattttttttataagtaccttCATAAGTAGTTCTTATGAAGAGTTAGGTACATAGCAAATCTTATTCACGCAGTTATTCATCACAGATGTCTACAATGACCGATGATGATCATCCTCCGCTTCCTTGACTCTAGCCAGTTTGCTATGTTGTATTTATCAGTACGTGGTCGCTagttgaagattttttttttacttagatACAGACAAGAGAGAGAAGAGACACGGACCGCGATAGTTAgtcatattattttaaaaaatcggACCCCCGAAGAATCTAATTGGTGACCCCTGTATTAGATGATATCGTAACCTTTGCTTGGGAATTTTAGACACACCTATGCTTAAACTAAAATTTTAGATTAATCCAATCTGACATATCTGCTTTCCTTGAACATTCTCCAATTACatttctgtggccctagtgaataaAGGTCTCGTGCAGCGGATGTAAAAGGGTGTAGGTCCCACGTAACATATGCCTTTTTAAACACCtgggggttttcagaaaaaatggtaccatttactttttttcgaaaaactatcaacttttgggttatttagactcagaatcacgagtactattgaatgagacaaagaaaaagTGTCGccagttttcatacaaattttgggtgtcaggTTTTTTTAACGGTcaatacaaaatgtatgtgaaaatacGTTACAAAACTAACATTTTtgcgacatttttttttctttttaaatcgatagtcctcgtgattatgagtagaaataacccaaaagttgatattaaagtaaatggtacacttTTAAGTAAAAATGTCCACCTAAGCTGCGCGAGAAATgcaccctttttcactagggccacagatttatatttaactagctgttgcccgcgacttcgtccgcgtggaatcttatcttcaacattttacatctttagtgggtacctataattttcatatccaagcaatgttgaaattaagtaggtacttttgttttttagcaagttgtatgaagttttaagtcaagtggattttgatgttggttgctgaaattacttttcttgtattctcataataggtacctatacattacattatacaaagattcaagttccgcattccgcactcacaaaatatctgatctccatacaaactttcaacccctttctcaccaccttgggggatgattttcaaaaatgcttgaattagttttcatgttttttagggttccgtacccaaagggtaaaacgggaccctattactaagacttcgctgtccgtccgtccgtccgtctgtcaccaggctgtatctcacgaaccgtgatagctagacagttgaaattttcacagatgatgtatttctgttgccgctataacaacaaatactaaaaacagaataaaataaagatttaaatggggctcccatacaacaaacgtgatttttgaccaaagttaagcaacgtcgggaggggtcagtacttggatgggtgaccgttttttttttgtttttgtttttttttcattatggtacggaacccttcgtgcgcgagtccgactcgcacttgcccggttttatatatagatagatttaCCTGTCTTCGTCACACTGACACGTGCCGCAGACAAGGCTTCCAAACCCATGACACGCCACAGCCTCGGTCTCCACCTCCTCAGAGCACCCACAACCACAAGGCACCACATACTTCAACACAGCCTTCTCCCCCACTCCCGGCATGCCAACTTCCATGAAAACATACTCGAATTTTTGCGATGACGGCGAGCAAAACCCTGGGCTAATTTTCGTTGTCACTTCGATTTTAGTAGGATATTTATGGATCATTACGTGAACTTTCGATTTGTCAGATTGAGTTGTGTTAAGTATGTTATGATATACCTGCggacaaaataaaaacattaaaatacaaaatttatttaaaaaaaattatgatttaGGATAACCTCTACACACTGAAAAGTTAATTTCTTTGTGAAGGAATACcataaatgttattattaactTTTCAGTGTGTAGAGGTTATCCTAAATcataaatttttttaaataaattttgtattttaagtCATTTAAGTCCTTATTTGAGTTCTCAAATAAGGACTTAAATGACATAATAACATTTATGGTATTCCTTCACAGAGAAATTAACTCACCCGTTCGGGTGAGATATATATTATGATGTTCCACTTTTTTTTCCGAAATAAATTATGGCTAATATTTAGTCATAAAAAGCTTAAAATTTTACGGAGTAGGCTCTGTACTCcgcttacaaaatgatcgacaatttgttttattattacacCCTTTTAGGAATTAGGCAGCAAATAGAGTACAACGGCATCAAACTTTCAAACCCCTTTTGCGGCAATGAATAAGTAAAAACCTTACATTTCTGCTACTCCTCACCGTAGTATCTCCATTTATTTTCAGTGTAGTAACTTTCCCAGAGTCGATATGAGCCAGCACCTCCTCATACTGGGGCCGGAACACCTTCCCGTCCAGAGAGTTGAGGTCCGCGTGGGTGGTTTCCATGTGGTTTGGACACCAATCGTCACCACCACCAGTTAATGGTACACATTTCCGCGGCTGAAagaaataacaaaacttttctagaaactaataaaaatttgatttttaaaaggaatttcttgatttttaaataattacatagttATAACATTAAGTGAGTATAATTACTCACTGCAGGTACATTAAATGAGGAAAAACTACCTAAATAAATAGCTACACATTGGTGCAATTTGCCAGCACTTTTGTCATTGTGCACGGATTCAATTTCAAGATAAAAAATTTATTATGGGTCCCTAACTAAAggtgatggtaagcagtcttcGAAATATGTGAGGATTATTTCGCTGATGTAATCACCAGTCGAATGTTAAAACCTTTAAGCGTAGATATATTTTATGCTAAAGACCACCAaaacttaataattaatttaggcaCGTTTTCATAACGATAAGAACTTCAGTTATCACAAGGTTATAGTGATTGCTGAGGTTCAATGTCATTACTATTATAATTCCGCTATCCTAATTTTAAAAATGAATACATACCTCGTAAGGATCTTTACACCAAATTCCACCACATTTGATGCACTCATCACAAGTCTCCTTTCGCGCTAAGTTGCAGTCAAGAGCAAAACCAGGTGTGCTAAACCAGtggacacaaaataatattgCAATAAAACACCGAAAACTCAATTTGGCCattattctaattaattattCTTTGATCTATTTTAAGCTTGAGGACATATGAGTGTGTTTGCTAGTGACCGGTATAAATATAAGTAATGTACTTATAATAATGTTTAACGCCAAAGTAAACCATCCATCCTGCATTTACATACTTATTAGAAAGAGACGGAAAATTGTACTCTAGTAACTTTAGCGCAATTTTGTCGCATTTTGAGGAAAATGATCCTCTGGCGCAATAACAACGTATCCAGCCAGAAAATTATTATTACCATACCTATTATTAATACCAGCCATCAAAATATTGTTTGTTACAAAGTCTTCTAAAATAtggtaaaaaaattgtttacgcATTAATAAAATAgctgttagagtctgtgcggaaagagaagagtcgtggaatatatggggccccatacattccacgactcttctctttccgaacagactctttTATGTTATTTAGCGTAGAGTCCATGCATAAGATAaggtaataatatttttctcaaaaatggacggcaaagtcgactttgccgtctaaaaaattggtcgcaaagcgcgtagtttatggtcagacaaaaattaaaaagttaaaaacattgcagtctcgattttgggactgcaatgttgcatacaaattccattatttgtcgagttccaaactttttaaaagttgaaattaccatatcaaatgaaggcacaggcccattaaacagccaaacagatgaatagtaccgcgactatttagatgtctcaaataggttggcgtatttttggcagaaaaatacacttctatttttttattaaaaaaaataaaaaggcggcaagggtttttttctgtcaaaatatatatgtaagaacgttgcttttgtaaaatatttctatgatatttatatttcatgcatcatttttgagaaaagcactatatatgactcggctggaaggctacttgctggcttcggattcaattaaacggactcccaaggtcgtccgtttaaaacgaatcctcatgcagcctgcaagtagctacttccgagcctcgacaataatgtactatttcacctcagcagctcgaacaagggtacctTGCTTcgtaaaaacagtgagcaaaatgcgattttgctcattgagtgagacaaaatgacattcaagtgacctttatagtcaaataataaattaataaaaataaagttgtagatttgataaaaaatagtaaaatactatattttaggtacctattttattgtacagttaaaataattaactcaaaaaatacacagattatcatgcaaaattaattattttacttttaagatTTTTTACCATAGTTGACAAATTCCGCAATTCGGACCGTATCACCatacaaagtttttttttacaaaaaaaagttgtcgATTGAAGTGTCTGTTGATGTTCGTTGTTTCcatattatattttactgaAATTTATTATTAAGTTTTGTTTTTGTGTCGATTGCGGTAATTAAACTTAATTGTTTATATATCTTAAGAAAACATGAGTGCAGGTATTAAGTGATGAAGAAGGATTACATTTTTCAAGTTGCtaataggtatgttctcactgctgagatgaaaaattttgtgtacgtACAAGTACACGacatcaaagttatttacatctcgtgcgcttttgagtcGCTTCGCTACGCTCCACACATGAATCTactatagaatctttcgcttgcacggggctcaaaataagcactcgaataaatatcaaactttgatctcttgttgtacaaataactataattCAATTTCATAACTTTACATGTGTTAAAAGTACGAAAATGGCACATTATTGGTATGATTTttaatatcaaatttaattatACGTAAGAAGTACGGAGGTGATGTAAGACGGTAAGattaatgtaaataataataaatgaaattGGCGAGGCGAGAGTTCTGAAGCCTGCCTGCTGCAAGtttctttttaataaaatgtatgctattatttttatactagGCGTTATGTTCTGATCACGGTGTTGGATTTTAAATCAGAAGTCCCTTCCTTTCTGACTTTGTTTTGAGAATATAACAGTCAGATTGTATACTTACGGCTTGATTCCAAtttaaaaaactggtcaagtgcgagtcggactcgcgtttcaagggttccgtacaagacacaattttcaaaaaaaatttttgtacgtgtcacgtgacgtgagtgaaacgccttgaaaaacccgaatgagtcaatcaagttttcaacacatgtaacatgaagttttctggcgtggtggcttatatctctgcaaatatgcaaagtagcttctagataggaaattaaatgctgaacaatagtacaagtgtctaaatgcgaagactgaagaccgagctccgcgtagggctgaaactcggagcgtccaatgggtcgcgcttcctacaacttccgcaagtgttttaaaagcgaaggccgaagagagataatacctacagggtggccaaaaaataagtacattcccgtaaccagggaggtattgggattatacctacctactgagcaacatttactatgggacccgaaatcgcgaaaagaaatgtatcctcccatagaaaacggaccagtcaaaacgtatgaaacagccaaatttttctttgcgatttccgggttgcacgtcggcaacggaaatacacttagtttattttttggccaccatgtatagtgctttttaaaacacgtgacaatacctagtaacctaatcaatcagtactacaagtaacattgcggctgtgtgccagatacagcttagtcgcatttttatcttaaggccgactcacgcttgaagctaaaggcacgtctcttcgggacgcttcgggtcttcggccttatgcggatttcggcctagggccatcgcaatagctgtctagaactctaacacatcacgtttcacttaaaccattgcggctgtgtccctaaaaaacctaaaccgcatttttgttcttaaatccgagtcacgcttgactctagatttctaataggttttcctgtcatctttaggaaaaggactattttgtgtatttttttcagagttttagacttagtagtttcggagatagaggggggggaatggtcattttttgtctattttcttgaataacttctagaatttttatcgtaaatttataaaaaaaatatatttgagattctcacaatgagctctttcgtttgatatgtaacacgacatagtttgcaaaactttgatttttaattttatggtttaccccccaaaagtagcccctatgtttaaaattcatttgttgacgttacatatccgtctttgggtcacggacttacatatgtgtaccaaatttcaactaaattggtccagtagtttcggagcaaattggctgtgacagacggacggacagacagacgaacgagtgatcctataagggttccgttttttccttttgaggtacggaaccctaaaaaaaccgggcaagtgcgagttggactcgcgcacgaagggttccgtaccataatgcaaaaaaaaaagcaaaaaaaaaaacggtcacccatccaagtactgaccactcccgacgttgcttaactttggtcaaaaatcacgtttgttgtatgggagccccatttaaatctttattttattctgtttttagtatttgttgttatagcggcaacagaaatacatcatctgtgaaaaaacaactgtctagctatcacggttcgtgagatacagcctggtgacagacagatggacagacggacggatagcgaagtcttagtagtagggtcccgttttaccctttggatacggaaccctaaaaacgtcaaaaattaaTCTTTGATGTGTTGTTTACCTCTGTCCAAAGACCCTCTGTCTTTATATAGGGTCGCACCAatcaaagtctgcagcggttttgatagcccacgcagtgtaagtgttatgtatacgtcataatttcattgaagtttgacgtttaaaatgacacttgcactgcgtgggctatcaaaatcgccgcagactttttacggtctgactataggtGCCTAGGTAGTTAGATACTTATTAGGTAATAATATGTGAGTTCctttattttgagatataaagAGGAGGAGGAGTAGGAAccttaatttttgaaatacgtatGTTTTTaccattataaataataaaaatccccacgcaagcctatcaaaagaccgggatttataggcccgtgaaatccaggaaggagatacaaataaaataaatatatttattgggTTCgcacaaacataattttaactgGGCTGGTGCTTCTTTTTAAGTGTACATGACACTTGTGTCAAAAGACACCGCTCtccctatagtccgttttttttagcattagaaagaacttcgcagaagtaagcttgtgcttccaaatccggcacttttagcggtaataatttgaagtaaattatacgtattgaccatgctacattagataattcaataattattaacaattaaagaacctgataaaaactgcacgcttgcttctgtggagttctttctaatgctaaaaaaaatgaactataggtGGTAGCAGAATCTATATAAAAACAATAACTGTggcttaaaactaaaactaatatttCTTTGACATACTTAATTATCTGCTGATCAGAAAattgttacgctacgtcttacgtaggcgaacaacgcgcgaacgcggcgcggcgcggcgcggcgaaagcggccgccgccgcgccgcgccgcgccgcgccgcctgacattcgcgtgcaaatcgcgccgcaccgcgttcgcaacgagatcgcttacgtaggacacttctatgggcatcaaaggattgatttcgccgcgccgcgccgcgccgcgttcgcgcgttgttcgcctacgtaagacgtagcgttaaacAATATATTGTATCTACCTTCCAAGttcaatgttatttttcctatAGGTAAAATAACTTGGCATACATTCCTCACCGTGACAACTCAATATAAATTCTACCGATTTGGCGATTATGGTAAGGAAATTACGCGCACACCTTATACATAATGTATATGTCTGTATAATTTTATATACCGAATGATTCATCTCTCTCGCGCTACTCAAGAAATGCAACTTACAGACAACCGTCAGTGAGGTGGTAACATCGAACGAGAGCGCGCGTGTTCATTCCACATTCGAAATTCAAACGCTCGCGGGACTTTAACCGGCATTCGACTAACGTCAAGTTCGAAATTTAAAAGTATAAAAAGTTTTAACGGTCTTTCTATTTTTTCGTATAGTGTTTTTGTAATGACTATAAAAATGGGTTTACGGTGTTTTCTGGTGTTAGTGTCTATGATTCATTTTGGTTGTGCACTGGAGTGCCACAACGTTTTTAGCGTAGAAAAAACAACTTGCGATGAGTGTATCAGATGTGGTGGGATATGGTGTTCGGATCCTAAAGAGGTGGGTAAAAATGTGTACCTTCCAAGTCTTCTAAGCTATTGCATGATATACTGCTGAAGCACATCGtaggaaataaatgaaaatgttatCAATGCTATAATTTTCTTCAAAAGTTTTTCACGTCGGTCGGTTTATGACATTtacgtaggtacatacttatctatacttattttacaaaaaagttTACATATTTTCCTTAGGTGTCTTAAACATGTCTCTTCGCTCATAAGTTTTGGTTAGCTacgtaaatttaaatttaaagcaAAACATTGCCGCATACAAcgttacttaaaaaaatatgaggGTAGTGATGCCTGCTCAAAAGCTTCATTTCTCAGTTAAGGCTTCTATAGGAGTTGCAACAAATGGCATTTAAGTTTAGATAGGTAATTGCTGGCTAAATTAGGAGCAACTAATTCAATCGATCGAGCAAATACCGTAATGTACTGCAAATTTCATGCGATTATTGGGACGTTTGGAGAGGGCATTAGGAAAacctaaaggtgacattcggatgatAAAGGTTACgcagcagagggcctaccgcgaaccacgttcgacgtgttgcctctctgtcggacttgtaaattcgtacgtaaatgtgacagggaggcaactcgTCTCACCTTCTAGGTATATACCATATTTTAAGGCAGCTATGGAGGATAATCCACCAGCATGCAGGTGGGTGGCTGGGTGCAATAGACTTGTACTTTGGTAATGCTCATCATGGGTAGTTTACATAAAGAGAGTCACTAAATGTCCAGAGTCTCACCGCAGTTAAGTCTGCACCGCCTTTGGCTATATCTCTAGAGTCAAAAGTATGCACCGCTTTTGAAGTAAAAAAAAGTGTGCTAGTCATAtttttaagaattttattgttatACCTCCACACTTCGTCACTGCAGAAATGTTTGTAGAAAGAGCTCCATCCACCACTATTTAcattaaaggccgagccacaccggcttgcgtatGCGTGACGTGCGCTTGTGCGTgcactaaaatgttggagccgcacacgcacacgtcacgcaagcggtgtgccgtctctcataacgatctatatactacaacgccgcacgcgcacttgcacgtcacgcacgcgcagccggtgtgcacaggcctttagtaGGGCAGAGCGTTTATGAATGAACTTGACCAGCCGTCAAGCTGTCGCTAATTGGTCAAATTATCAACTCGACCATTGACTGGGTCAAATGTACGAATATATTCTACTGTCTAGTAGTACTAGTAGTTTAGGTAGTAGTAGAAAATATAACTGGGTAcctagccaacgtgccaatcggtAACGCTCCGTAAGTGCACTGCAGCGTAGTCATCTCTCTATATCACtcgagcgtaaacgattggcacgATGGCTACGCATCCTGATTACTTGTATTTTCTGGTTTGTATCGCTCCTTCCTTATGACGAGTTTAA is drawn from Cydia fagiglandana chromosome 4, ilCydFagi1.1, whole genome shotgun sequence and contains these coding sequences:
- the LOC134663525 gene encoding integrin beta-5-like, whose amino-acid sequence is MAKLSFRCFIAILFCVHWFSTPGFALDCNLARKETCDECIKCGGIWCKDPYEPRKCVPLTGGGDDWCPNHMETTHADLNSLDGKVFRPQYEEVLAHIDSGKVTTLKINGDTTVRSSRNVYHNILNTTQSDKSKVHVMIHKYPTKIEVTTKISPGFCSPSSQKFEYVFMEVGMPGVGEKAVLKYVVPCGCGCSEEVETEAVACHGFGSLVCGTCQCDEDRHGKFCQCGPVSSWCAVPSRTTPECSGNGYCDEECNKCQCFTDKEGSQYFDPQDNCKDLGATVSNFLDCQKNKQFCSSCDRNVFFRKWNETLLNEMYDDTRKFWVDLGSRLPGYFGSVIDSTIHVMRKPEC